A stretch of the Capsicum annuum cultivar UCD-10X-F1 chromosome 10, UCD10Xv1.1, whole genome shotgun sequence genome encodes the following:
- the LOC107853014 gene encoding F-box protein At1g61340 produces the protein MARGKKICENVGFRLVRSTSFGRKRVCLPDIADLDFISTTPTKKLCRQNSFSTCVKSHLEALPQDILIRIVCGVDHDDLKRLFHVSKTIREATLVAKRWHFEYSTPRKTLGFMNATFPLNWSESNDVEVPNAPRQSKFPRTGLSQKKLADISVALFTSDDEENWPRRELFMQMDTKI, from the exons atggCAAGGGGAAAGAAGATATGTGAAAATGTTGGATTTCGGCTAGTGAGAAGTACTTCATTTGGGAGGAAAAGAGTGTGTTTGCCTGATATTGCAGATCTTGATTTCATTTCCACAACACCAACCAAGAAACTCTGTAGACAGAATTCATTTTCCACTTGTGTGAAGTCCCATCTTGAAGCCCTGCCTCAAGATATCCTG ATAAGAATAGTATGTGGAGTTGATCATGATGATCTAAAGAGGTTGTTTCATGTATCAAAAACAATTAGAGAAGCG ACTTTGGTTGCAAAAAGATGGCATTTTGAATATAGTACACCAAGAAAGACACTTGGTTTCATGAATGCTACGTTCCCTCTGAATTGGAGCGAGTCTAATGACGTTGAAGTGCCAAATGCTCCTAGGCAATCGAAGTTTCCTAGGACTGGGTTAAGCCAGAAGAAACTGGCTGATATATCTGTGGCCTTGTTCACATCAGACGATGAAGAAAATTGGCCACGGAGGGAGTTATTTATGCAAATGGACACCAAGATATAG